From a single Shewanella donghaensis genomic region:
- a CDS encoding restriction endonuclease subunit S has protein sequence MSVLDSLPEAWIGVRGGDYVTNEKNDIVDGPFGSNLKSSEYVDSGIPIARLQNVKRFNFIDKNIRFVTNEKADFLQRHSFKSGDILISKLGDPLGLACIVPESFTRGVIVADLVRLRHDSQITSAKFLTYLLNSEVVIKQIAGHVKGTTRPRINLSVVRGLELPFPPLAEQKVIADKLDELLAQVESTKARLDAIPTILKSFRQSVLAAAVSGKLTEEWRGENDFLKAASISEIEELWISRYKALGKKFKSPKVTPIQDELMNLPSSWLWTQIGLVCDVYVGATPSRKNEAYWNGKINWVSSSEVAFCRINETKESITDVGLKCTSTNIHPIGTVMLAMIGQGKTRGQPAILDIEACHNQNTAAIRVLDSHCLSEYLYYFLYERYEETRRVGSGNNQQAMNKTVVQSLAFPLPPIEEQTEIVRRVEELFAFADKVEAQVNEAQARVNNLTQSILAKAFRGELTANWRAANPELICGENSASALLERIKTEREALVLAAKSTKKKPAKKASLKKVTAKKTQDTTINRSLSLVESVIADGVAHKPQDIFDKLTPDLSMTQVFNEISKLLSDNKIEEKTVDGITGFFIK, from the coding sequence ATGAGCGTATTAGATTCATTACCGGAGGCTTGGATTGGTGTCCGTGGGGGGGATTATGTTACCAATGAAAAAAATGACATTGTAGATGGTCCTTTTGGTTCAAATCTTAAATCATCAGAGTACGTTGACTCAGGTATACCAATAGCTAGACTGCAAAATGTTAAGCGTTTCAATTTTATCGATAAAAACATTAGGTTTGTTACTAATGAAAAAGCTGATTTTTTGCAAAGACACAGTTTTAAATCTGGTGATATTTTAATTTCAAAGCTTGGCGATCCTTTAGGATTAGCTTGTATTGTGCCAGAATCTTTTACTCGTGGAGTAATAGTTGCCGACTTAGTTCGCTTAAGACATGACTCACAAATTACTTCGGCTAAATTTCTTACATACCTTCTTAACTCTGAAGTCGTAATAAAGCAAATCGCTGGACACGTTAAAGGAACAACCCGGCCACGTATTAACTTATCAGTAGTCAGAGGGTTAGAACTACCATTCCCCCCACTAGCCGAACAAAAAGTCATTGCCGACAAGCTGGATGAGCTGCTGGCGCAGGTGGAAAGCACCAAGGCCCGCCTCGATGCCATCCCCACTATCTTAAAATCTTTCCGCCAATCCGTCCTCGCCGCCGCCGTCAGTGGCAAATTGACAGAAGAGTGGCGTGGTGAGAATGATTTCTTAAAAGCCGCTTCAATTTCTGAAATAGAAGAGCTTTGGATCTCTCGCTATAAAGCTTTAGGTAAGAAGTTTAAAAGTCCAAAAGTAACACCTATCCAAGATGAACTTATGAACTTACCTAGTAGCTGGCTTTGGACTCAAATAGGCTTAGTGTGTGATGTATACGTAGGTGCTACTCCTAGTCGGAAAAATGAAGCTTATTGGAATGGAAAGATTAATTGGGTGAGTAGCTCTGAAGTGGCTTTCTGTCGAATAAACGAGACAAAGGAATCCATAACTGATGTGGGCCTAAAATGTACATCAACTAATATCCATCCTATAGGGACTGTCATGCTTGCTATGATTGGTCAGGGAAAAACCCGTGGTCAACCTGCAATTTTAGATATTGAAGCATGTCATAACCAGAACACCGCGGCGATCCGTGTTTTGGATAGCCACTGTTTATCTGAATACCTTTATTATTTCTTATACGAACGCTACGAAGAAACACGCAGAGTAGGCTCGGGCAACAACCAGCAAGCAATGAACAAGACAGTAGTCCAGTCATTAGCGTTTCCACTACCACCAATCGAAGAGCAAACCGAAATCGTCCGCCGTGTCGAAGAGCTATTCGCCTTTGCCGATAAAGTCGAAGCTCAGGTTAATGAAGCACAGGCACGTGTCAATAACCTCACCCAGTCGATACTCGCTAAAGCCTTTAGAGGCGAGCTGACCGCCAATTGGCGCGCCGCTAACCCTGAATTAATTTGCGGCGAAAACAGCGCTAGTGCTCTGCTTGAACGCATTAAAACCGAACGTGAAGCACTTGTATTAGCAGCTAAATCTACAAAGAAAAAGCCTGCAAAGAAGGCCAGTCTTAAGAAGGTTACTGCTAAAAAGACTCAAGATACCACTATTAATAGAAGTCTGAGCCTTGTTGAATCAGTCATTGCTGATGGCGTAGCACATAAGCCTCAGGATATTTTTGATAAGCTAACACCTGACCTCTCGATGACTCAAGTTTTTAATGAAATAAGTAAATTGCTTAGTGATAATAAGATTGAAGAAAAAACAGTTGATGGAATAACAGGATTTTTCATTAAATAA
- a CDS encoding ATP-binding protein, producing the protein MKLQYLKINSEFKNLNGVEIRFSDNENRTVIIGQNGTGKSNIIEAIVQIFKYLDTGNPPPFSYEMKYKIGEASLETWLNINANLSRETIYEIKFQEHSPGSISEWQGVDIAKVKRDKDGLSHFLPRNIFAYYSGPSDRLESLFFDSRRDFYLQVIKEDANIRDNIRPFFYAKPFHSQFSLLSFFVARGVPHATKFLKQELSIASFESATFYLTRPASWGSNEASDFWGATGAIRDFLELLKKYSIGPIETQEPQPDLLSKRVKKKQVVSFFLPNKTKLDELSKNMRPEDLFKILEATYLSGILDRVEIQVKQTRSNQNVVFSELSEGEQQLLTIFGLLQFTAKRDALFLLDEPDTHLNPYWAAKYHRFLELFVPEGFGSHIIMTTHHPLSITELNREQIQVVSRNDASQKVSVDTPKKSPKGMSVNGILTSDMFGLLTTLDNGTQDLIRERRSLVAEDSNPERLEELNTQLEQLGYGYIHPDEDYRQFLIARSKYLEYGKEVASVEARKQMIENILKDMRISSNEAH; encoded by the coding sequence ATGAAACTACAATACTTAAAAATTAATTCAGAGTTTAAAAACCTGAACGGTGTGGAGATACGATTTTCAGATAATGAGAATCGTACAGTCATCATAGGTCAAAATGGTACTGGGAAGTCAAATATCATTGAGGCGATTGTACAAATATTTAAGTATTTAGATACAGGTAACCCACCCCCCTTCTCCTATGAGATGAAGTATAAAATTGGTGAAGCTAGTTTAGAAACTTGGCTTAATATCAATGCGAATTTATCAAGAGAGACTATTTACGAGATAAAGTTTCAAGAACATTCACCTGGAAGTATCTCTGAGTGGCAAGGTGTCGATATTGCCAAGGTAAAGCGCGATAAAGATGGTCTATCGCATTTTCTACCTCGAAATATCTTTGCCTATTATTCGGGGCCAAGTGATCGGTTAGAGTCACTATTTTTTGACTCTAGAAGAGACTTTTATCTTCAAGTCATCAAAGAGGATGCTAATATTCGAGACAATATTAGGCCTTTCTTTTACGCCAAACCCTTCCACAGTCAGTTTTCGTTATTATCATTTTTTGTAGCGCGTGGCGTACCACATGCCACCAAGTTTTTGAAACAAGAGCTATCGATTGCCAGCTTTGAATCAGCCACATTCTACTTAACAAGGCCTGCTAGTTGGGGGAGCAATGAAGCTAGTGATTTCTGGGGCGCAACAGGAGCAATACGTGACTTTCTAGAGCTATTAAAAAAATACTCTATCGGCCCTATTGAAACACAAGAACCTCAACCAGATTTACTGTCTAAAAGGGTCAAGAAAAAACAAGTAGTGAGTTTTTTCTTACCGAATAAAACCAAGCTAGACGAATTATCCAAAAATATGCGTCCCGAGGATCTATTTAAAATCCTCGAAGCGACCTATCTCTCTGGAATTCTGGACAGAGTTGAAATACAAGTAAAGCAAACCAGATCTAACCAAAATGTAGTTTTTAGCGAGCTAAGTGAAGGCGAGCAACAACTACTCACTATCTTTGGGCTACTTCAGTTTACGGCAAAACGAGATGCGCTATTTTTACTCGATGAACCAGATACTCACTTGAACCCATACTGGGCAGCAAAATACCATAGATTTTTAGAGTTATTCGTTCCTGAAGGGTTTGGTAGTCATATTATTATGACCACTCACCACCCTCTCTCTATTACTGAATTAAATAGAGAACAGATTCAGGTTGTATCAAGAAATGATGCCAGCCAAAAAGTTTCAGTCGACACCCCTAAAAAAAGCCCTAAAGGCATGAGTGTAAATGGTATTTTAACCAGCGATATGTTCGGCCTTTTAACAACATTGGATAACGGTACTCAAGACCTCATTCGAGAAAGAAGGAGCTTAGTTGCAGAAGATAGCAACCCTGAACGATTAGAGGAGCTCAACACTCAACTTGAGCAACTTGGGTATGGTTATATTCATCCTGACGAAGATTATCGCCAGTTTTTAATTGCTCGAAGTAAATACCTTGAATACGGTAAAGAAGTTGCCTCGGTTGAAGCCAGAAAACAAATGATTGAGAACATTCTCAAAGACATGAGGATCTCTTCGAATGAGGCACATTGA
- the fic gene encoding protein adenylyltransferase Fic encodes MKWQAEQAYNHLPPLPLDSELGQLAETLPILKACIPARAALAELKQAGELLPNQGLLINLLPLLEAQGSSEIENIVTTTDKLFQYAQEDSQADPMTKEALRYRTALYQGFTELTSRPLCITTALEICSTIKSVQMDVRKVPGTSLTNQATGEVIYTPPAGENVIRDLLSNWEAFLHNQDDVDPLIKMAMAHYQFEAIHPFIDGNGRTGRVLNILYLIDQQLLSAPILYLSRYIVANKQDYYRLLLNVTTKQDWQAWIIFILNAVEQTAKWTTHKIAAARELIEHTTEYVRQQLPKIYSYELVQVIFEQPYCRIQNLVESGLAKRQTASVYLKQLCDIGVLEEVQSGKEKLFVHPKFVTLMTQDSNQFNPY; translated from the coding sequence ATGAAATGGCAAGCTGAGCAAGCATACAACCATTTGCCGCCCTTACCGCTAGACAGCGAACTAGGGCAATTGGCTGAAACCTTACCCATACTTAAAGCCTGTATTCCTGCCCGTGCTGCCCTTGCTGAGTTAAAGCAAGCTGGTGAACTACTGCCTAATCAGGGGCTACTCATCAATTTACTGCCACTGCTTGAAGCGCAAGGCAGCAGCGAGATTGAAAACATTGTCACCACTACCGACAAGCTATTTCAGTACGCTCAAGAAGACAGCCAAGCCGACCCTATGACCAAAGAGGCGCTGCGTTATCGCACCGCCTTATATCAAGGCTTTACCGAGCTAACCAGCAGGCCATTGTGTATTACCACCGCATTAGAAATTTGCAGCACCATCAAATCTGTGCAAATGGATGTGCGTAAAGTACCAGGTACCAGTTTAACCAATCAGGCCACTGGTGAAGTTATCTATACTCCACCAGCAGGCGAGAACGTTATTCGTGACTTACTAAGCAACTGGGAAGCCTTCTTACACAATCAAGATGATGTAGATCCACTGATTAAAATGGCCATGGCCCATTACCAGTTTGAAGCCATACATCCTTTTATTGATGGTAATGGCCGTACTGGCCGCGTGCTCAATATTCTTTACCTTATCGACCAACAACTGCTTAGTGCACCTATCTTGTACCTAAGCCGTTATATCGTCGCTAACAAGCAAGATTATTACCGCTTACTGCTTAACGTAACCACCAAGCAAGATTGGCAAGCGTGGATTATCTTTATCCTTAACGCGGTCGAGCAAACGGCTAAATGGACCACCCACAAAATTGCAGCAGCCCGTGAATTAATTGAACACACTACTGAATATGTGCGTCAGCAGTTACCTAAAATCTACAGCTACGAGCTAGTGCAAGTGATATTCGAGCAACCCTACTGCCGTATTCAAAACTTAGTCGAAAGTGGCTTAGCTAAGCGTCAAACCGCCTCAGTTTACTTAAAGCAGCTATGTGATATTGGTGTGCTTGAAGAGGTGCAATCGGGGAAAGAGAAGCTATTTGTTCACCCTAAATTTGTCACCCTAATGACCCAAGACAGTAACCAGTTCAACCCCTATTAA
- a CDS encoding class I SAM-dependent DNA methyltransferase, with the protein MSTLNSNDIVQKLWNLCDVLRDDGINYSDYVTELVLLLFIKMVHENSEAGLLSEHTMPIGCRWGDLSDKDGINLLNDYKNILMTLSTGKRREVDPEDPKNTIEKTVVTDPLILAIYADAQTRLREPRHLKQLIKSLDSINWFDAQKDGLGDLYEGLLEKNANETKSGAGQYFTPRALIDSIVRCVKPKAGELIQDPAAGTAGFLISAHKFIKANTDELYDLTGQNGLPTREDQIKKNYIGIELVPNTRRLALMNCLLNGIEGGKDGAIQLGNALGEAGVTLKQANVILANPPFGTSKGGDASITRKDLTYPTSNKQLAFLQHIYRNLKAGGRAAVVLPDNVLFESGVGTDVRRDLMNKCNLHTILRLPTGIFYAAGVKTNVLFFTKGSEKDIRQEENCTTNTWVYDLRTNMPNFGKRTPFGEQHLTPFEAVYNTPLVERVEGEWSFNAEEAEVDTKAIEDSKKAQQGAEQTQQASDSPERPIAKSRWRVFRRDFIRDTKGDSLDISWLKDANSVDAADLGTPEELAGEAMTELKGALKDLEKLVKSLAPKKAEVKG; encoded by the coding sequence ATGAGCACTTTAAATAGCAACGATATTGTCCAAAAGCTTTGGAATCTCTGTGACGTACTGCGTGACGACGGTATTAACTACTCCGATTACGTCACCGAGCTCGTGCTGCTGCTGTTTATTAAAATGGTGCACGAGAACAGCGAGGCAGGCTTACTGAGCGAGCACACCATGCCAATAGGCTGTCGTTGGGGTGACTTAAGTGATAAAGATGGCATCAACTTACTCAATGACTATAAAAATATCTTGATGACCCTATCCACAGGAAAACGCCGTGAAGTAGACCCTGAAGATCCAAAAAATACCATTGAAAAAACAGTTGTAACAGACCCACTGATTCTTGCTATTTATGCCGATGCACAAACACGCCTGCGTGAGCCTCGCCACTTAAAGCAATTGATCAAATCACTAGATAGTATCAATTGGTTCGATGCTCAAAAAGATGGCCTCGGTGACCTATATGAAGGCTTATTAGAAAAAAATGCTAACGAAACTAAATCAGGTGCAGGGCAGTACTTCACTCCTCGTGCTCTCATTGATTCGATAGTTCGCTGTGTAAAACCCAAAGCAGGTGAGTTGATTCAAGACCCTGCGGCAGGAACTGCTGGTTTCCTTATTTCAGCACATAAATTCATCAAAGCTAATACAGATGAACTGTATGACCTAACTGGACAGAATGGCCTGCCTACCCGTGAAGACCAAATCAAGAAGAATTACATCGGTATTGAGTTAGTCCCCAACACCCGCCGTTTAGCACTTATGAACTGTTTGCTCAATGGCATAGAAGGTGGCAAAGATGGTGCTATTCAGCTAGGTAATGCCCTTGGGGAAGCTGGTGTTACACTTAAACAAGCAAATGTGATCCTTGCCAACCCTCCGTTTGGAACAAGTAAAGGCGGTGATGCATCGATTACTCGTAAGGATTTAACCTACCCCACCAGCAACAAACAGCTGGCGTTCTTGCAGCACATCTACCGCAACTTAAAGGCGGGTGGCCGTGCCGCCGTAGTCCTGCCAGATAACGTTTTGTTTGAATCCGGTGTCGGCACCGATGTTCGCCGCGATTTAATGAACAAGTGTAACCTGCACACTATTTTGCGCCTGCCAACAGGCATCTTCTACGCAGCAGGTGTTAAAACCAATGTGCTGTTTTTTACCAAAGGCAGCGAAAAGGATATTCGCCAAGAAGAAAACTGCACCACTAACACTTGGGTCTATGATCTGCGTACCAACATGCCAAACTTTGGTAAACGCACCCCGTTTGGTGAGCAACACTTAACCCCATTTGAGGCCGTGTATAACACACCCTTGGTCGAACGGGTTGAAGGCGAATGGTCGTTTAATGCCGAAGAAGCTGAAGTCGATACAAAAGCGATTGAGGATAGCAAGAAAGCGCAGCAAGGAGCCGAGCAAACGCAACAAGCAAGCGACAGCCCTGAGCGTCCCATAGCAAAGAGCCGTTGGCGTGTCTTTAGGCGCGACTTCATTCGTGACACTAAAGGTGACTCACTAGATATCTCATGGCTGAAAGATGCTAACAGTGTCGATGCTGCGGATTTAGGTACGCCAGAAGAGCTGGCAGGCGAAGCAATGACAGAGCTTAAAGGGGCGCTGAAAGATTTGGAGAAGTTGGTGAAGTCGCTAGCGCCTAAAAAAGCTGAGGTGAAGGGATGA